DNA from Amycolatopsis sp. DSM 110486:
TGCACCCCGTGGCTCGACCTCGCCGCCGAAGGTGTGAACAAGGCCGCCGCGGCCGAACGCGTCCGCGCCGAGCTCGCGGTCCCCCGGCACCGCGTGCTCGCCGTCGGCGACGGCCACAACGACATCGAGCTCCTCGCCTGGGCCGCCGAACGCGGGCGCGGGGTCGCGATGGGACAGTCTCCCGCCGAGCTGATCGCCGCCGCGGGCGAGCTCACCGGTACCGTGCTCGAAGACGGCCTCGCGCAGGTACTCGCGACGCTATGACCGCGGCAGCACCGAGCACAACGCCGCCAACGCCCCCGACCACGCGCTGTCCGACGGAGTCGCGTACCCGACGACCAGCCCGTCGCGCCCACTGTCCTCCTGCAAAGACGGGTGCGCGAAATCCCCCAGCCCGTCGAGCGCCAGACCCACCCGCGCACCCGCGGCGATCACCGACCGCTCGGTGCCCGGCGGGAGGTCGAGCACCGCGTGCAACCCGGCCGCGATCCCCGAGACGCGGATGCCCGGCGCGTGCTCCGCGACGGCCGCCACCAGCTGGTCCCGGCGCCGCCGGTAGCGCAGCCGCATCGCCCGCACGTGCCGGTCGTAGTCGCCGGACGTGAGGAACTCGGCGAGCGTCAGCTGGTCGAACGAACCCGGCGCCCAGTCGACGTGGCCCTTCGCGGCGATCACCTCGTGCGTCACCGAACGCGGCAGCACCAGCCACCCGAGCCGCAGCCCCGGCGCCAGCGACTTGCTCGCCGTGCCGAAGTAGCAGACGCGCTCAGGATCGAGGCCCTGCAACGCACCGACGGGCTGGCGGTCGTACCGGAACTCCCCGTCGTAGTCGTCTTCGAGCACCAAACCGCCCGTCGACCGGGCCCAGTCGACCCCGGCCGCACGCCGGTCCGGACGCAACGCACCGCCGGTCGGGTACTGGTGCGCGGGCGTGAGCAGGACCGCGCCGGCGTCGAGCGAACGCAGCCCCTCGGTGCACGTGCCGTCCTCGTCCAGCGGCAGAGCCGGTGTCTCCAGGCCGGTTTCGGTGAGCAGGTCGTAGTACTGCGGCACGCCGTAGGTCTCGACGGCGACGGTCCGGACCCCGCGCGCCCGCAGCACGCTGCCGATCAACCGCAGCCCGTGCACGAACCCCGCGCAGATCACGATGCGCTCGGGCGACGCGTAAACGCCGCGGGCGCGCGCGAGGTAGTCGGCGAGCGCCGTGCGGAGTTCGACGCGGCCGCGCGGGTCGCCGTAGCCGAGAGCTTCGTGCG
Protein-coding regions in this window:
- a CDS encoding PLP-dependent aminotransferase family protein; its protein translation is MVGTRATSPEGRRSAEGLGADLHLDHLDLRGHHGLRTSLMDALREAVRTGRLVPGAQLPSSRTLAADLSIARNTVADAYAELVAEGWLTARQGSGTRVARRAEPRRAPTPGSDRVALRRPTPIRTSDTRFSLLPGNPDLASFPRAQWLAASRRAIMAAPHEALGYGDPRGRVELRTALADYLARARGVYASPERIVICAGFVHGLRLIGSVLRARGVRTVAVETYGVPQYYDLLTETGLETPALPLDEDGTCTEGLRSLDAGAVLLTPAHQYPTGGALRPDRRAAGVDWARSTGGLVLEDDYDGEFRYDRQPVGALQGLDPERVCYFGTASKSLAPGLRLGWLVLPRSVTHEVIAAKGHVDWAPGSFDQLTLAEFLTSGDYDRHVRAMRLRYRRRRDQLVAAVAEHAPGIRVSGIAAGLHAVLDLPPGTERSVIAAGARVGLALDGLGDFAHPSLQEDSGRDGLVVGYATPSDSAWSGALAALCSVLPRS